The following proteins come from a genomic window of Sphingosinicella flava:
- the ruvC gene encoding crossover junction endodeoxyribonuclease RuvC yields MLILGLDPGLGCTGWGVIAAEGNRLSHVANGQIRTDTSRPLPERLVTLAESLDHVLAEHRPAAAAVEEVFVNENPQSTLKLGQARGVVLLSAARAGIEVGEYAARLVKKAVVGTGGAAKEQMHAMVSILLPGVKIAGADAADALAVAITHAHHLASNRALKGHAA; encoded by the coding sequence ATGCTGATCCTCGGTCTAGACCCAGGCCTAGGCTGTACCGGCTGGGGCGTGATCGCCGCTGAAGGCAATCGGCTGAGCCATGTCGCCAACGGCCAGATCCGCACCGATACTTCGCGACCGCTCCCCGAACGGCTGGTCACACTCGCGGAAAGCCTCGACCACGTGCTGGCCGAACACCGCCCCGCCGCGGCCGCCGTCGAGGAAGTCTTCGTCAACGAAAATCCCCAATCCACGCTGAAGCTCGGCCAGGCGCGGGGCGTCGTGCTGCTGTCCGCCGCCCGCGCCGGTATCGAAGTCGGCGAATATGCGGCGCGGCTCGTCAAGAAGGCGGTGGTCGGTACCGGCGGCGCGGCCAAGGAGCAGATGCACGCCATGGTCTCGATCCTCCTGCCCGGCGTGAAGATCGCGGGCGCCGACGCCGCCGACGCGCTGGCCGTCGCCATTACCCATGCCCATCACCTCGCCAGCAACCGCGCGCTGAAGGGGCATGCCGCATGA
- the ruvA gene encoding Holliday junction branch migration protein RuvA — protein MIAKLKGLLDSFSADHAVIDVNGVGYLVLASSRTLSSLGAIGSPVTLHTEMQVSQDDIRLIGFATGEERDWFRLLTSVQGVGSRVALAILSALTSDELHRAVASGDKAMVARAQGVGPKLAQRIVNELKDKAGDVILGSGGAVPITPVGSHSADAVSALLHLGFRPADAAAAVAQAEAELGAEASFDALVRVALKKSAR, from the coding sequence ATGATCGCCAAGCTGAAGGGCCTGCTCGACAGCTTCTCCGCCGATCATGCGGTGATCGACGTGAACGGCGTCGGCTATCTCGTCCTCGCCTCCTCGCGCACCCTGTCGAGCCTCGGCGCGATCGGCAGTCCCGTCACCCTGCACACCGAAATGCAGGTGTCGCAGGACGATATCCGCCTCATCGGCTTCGCGACTGGCGAGGAGCGCGACTGGTTCCGCCTCCTCACCTCCGTCCAGGGCGTCGGCTCCCGCGTGGCCCTCGCCATCCTCTCGGCGCTCACTTCGGACGAACTGCACCGTGCGGTGGCGAGCGGCGACAAGGCAATGGTGGCGCGCGCGCAGGGCGTCGGCCCGAAGCTCGCCCAGCGCATCGTCAATGAACTCAAGGACAAGGCCGGCGACGTGATCCTGGGCAGCGGCGGTGCGGTGCCAATAACACCCGTTGGAAGTCATTCCGCCGACGCCGTATCGGCTTTGCTCCATCTCGGCTTCCGCCCGGCGGATGCCGCGGCGGCGGTGGCGCAGGCGGAAGCAGAATTGGGAGCAGAAGCCAGCTTCGATGCGCTGGTTCGGGTCGCTCTCAAGAAGTCCGCGCGGTGA
- the ruvB gene encoding Holliday junction branch migration DNA helicase RuvB, protein MTDTDRIITGERRPEDVDAALRPKTLDDFVGQRAARENLRVFIDAAKGRGDALDHVLFFGPPGLGKTTLAQIIAREMGVGFRATSGPVIAKSGDLAALLTNLEDGDVLFIDEIHRLNPAVEEVLYPAMEDRALDLMIGEGPSARSVRIDLPKFTLVGATTRQGLLTTPLRDRFGIPVRLNFYTVEELEKVVRRAARLLGLALAEDGATEVARRSRGTPRIAGRLLRRVRDFAQAAGAAVVDAKVADASLTRMEVDALGLDAMDRRYLNMIADIYKGGPVGVETLAAGLSEPRDTIEEVIEPYLIQLGLIARTARGRCLNGRGWTHLGLAPPPGSGQSGLFDS, encoded by the coding sequence ATGACCGATACCGACCGCATCATCACCGGCGAGAGGCGTCCCGAGGACGTGGATGCGGCGCTGCGTCCGAAGACGCTCGACGATTTCGTCGGCCAGCGGGCGGCGCGCGAAAATCTCCGCGTGTTCATCGATGCCGCGAAAGGGCGCGGCGATGCGCTCGACCATGTGCTGTTCTTCGGCCCGCCGGGGCTCGGCAAGACGACGCTCGCGCAGATCATCGCGCGGGAGATGGGCGTTGGGTTCCGCGCCACGTCTGGCCCGGTCATCGCCAAGTCGGGCGATCTTGCCGCCCTGCTCACCAATCTCGAGGATGGCGACGTCCTCTTCATCGACGAGATCCACCGCCTCAATCCGGCGGTCGAGGAAGTGCTCTATCCGGCGATGGAGGACCGTGCGCTCGACCTGATGATCGGGGAGGGGCCATCCGCCCGCTCCGTCCGCATCGATCTTCCCAAATTCACCCTCGTCGGCGCGACGACGCGACAGGGGCTGCTCACCACCCCTTTGCGCGACCGCTTCGGCATTCCGGTCCGGCTCAACTTCTACACGGTCGAGGAACTGGAGAAGGTGGTGCGCCGCGCCGCCAGGCTGCTCGGCCTCGCGCTCGCGGAGGATGGCGCCACCGAAGTCGCCCGCCGGTCGCGCGGCACGCCCCGCATCGCCGGGCGCCTCCTCCGCCGCGTCCGCGATTTCGCGCAGGCGGCGGGCGCGGCGGTCGTGGATGCGAAAGTGGCCGATGCTTCACTCACCCGCATGGAAGTGGACGCATTGGGCCTCGATGCGATGGACCGGCGCTACCTCAACATGATCGCCGACATTTACAAAGGCGGACCGGTCGGCGTGGAAACGCTGGCGGCGGGGCTTTCCGAGCCGCGCGACACGATCGAGGAAGTGATCGAGCCCTATCTCATCCAATTGGGCCTCATCGCCCGCACCGCGCGGGGGCGGTGCCTCAACGGGCGGGGCTGGACCCATCTTGGCCTCGCCCCGCCCCCCGGCTCCGGCCAATCGGGTCTGTTCGACTCTTAA
- the ybgC gene encoding tol-pal system-associated acyl-CoA thioesterase produces MNEKDLATPYQGAFVGKTHHFALRVYFEDTDTAGIVYYANYLRFMERARSDMLRCVGIDQRAAMDSGEGVYAVAEAHIKYRSPAKLDDDLRILSQVREVRAASCVIHQRVMRGDELLAEANVTAAFLSPEGRPKRQPRAWTQTFERLRGEE; encoded by the coding sequence ATGAACGAAAAAGATCTGGCGACGCCCTATCAGGGCGCGTTCGTGGGCAAGACCCACCATTTCGCCCTGCGCGTCTATTTCGAGGACACCGACACGGCGGGCATCGTCTATTACGCCAATTACCTGCGCTTCATGGAGCGCGCCCGATCCGACATGCTGCGCTGCGTCGGCATCGACCAAAGAGCGGCGATGGATAGCGGCGAAGGGGTCTATGCGGTGGCCGAGGCCCACATCAAATATCGCAGTCCGGCGAAGCTCGACGACGACTTGCGCATCCTGAGCCAGGTGCGCGAGGTGCGCGCCGCGAGCTGCGTCATTCATCAGAGAGTCATGCGCGGGGATGAACTTCTGGCCGAAGCGAACGTGACGGCCGCGTTCCTCAGTCCCGAGGGCCGTCCGAAACGTCAGCCGCGCGCATGGACCCAAACATTCGAACGGTTGAGAGGGGAAGAATAG
- the tolQ gene encoding protein TolQ — protein sequence MAAHMSPVELFKQADLVVKSVMIGLTLASIWTWAIIIGHTLKLRRVNRENERFEKDFWTVEDIDRFHHKRGGEELPAAKVFSAGIVEWRRSTGGKSVDKDGTRQRLMTAMHAAAGAEVDKLADRLNILATIGSVAPFVGLFGTVWGIMRSFTDIAGANNTSLAVVAPGIAEALFATAIGLFAAIPAVIAYNRMTHGINRIEARLLRFADSFHGTLSRELEVDG from the coding sequence ATGGCGGCGCATATGTCGCCGGTCGAATTGTTCAAGCAGGCGGATTTGGTCGTCAAATCCGTGATGATCGGGCTGACGCTGGCCAGCATCTGGACGTGGGCGATCATCATCGGCCACACGCTGAAGCTTCGCCGGGTCAACCGCGAGAATGAGCGGTTCGAAAAGGATTTCTGGACCGTCGAGGATATCGACCGCTTCCACCATAAGCGTGGGGGCGAGGAGCTTCCGGCGGCCAAGGTCTTTTCGGCCGGGATCGTCGAATGGCGCCGCTCCACGGGCGGCAAGAGCGTCGACAAGGACGGCACGCGCCAGCGGCTGATGACCGCGATGCACGCCGCCGCGGGGGCGGAGGTCGACAAGCTTGCCGACCGCCTCAACATCCTCGCCACCATCGGCTCGGTCGCGCCCTTCGTCGGTCTGTTCGGCACCGTCTGGGGCATCATGCGCAGCTTCACCGACATTGCGGGCGCCAACAATACCAGCCTCGCCGTCGTCGCGCCGGGCATCGCGGAGGCCCTGTTCGCCACCGCAATCGGCCTGTTCGCGGCTATTCCCGCCGTCATCGCCTACAATCGCATGACGCACGGCATCAACCGCATCGAGGCGCGCCTGCTGCGCTTCGCCGACAGCTTTCATGGCACATTGTCGCGCGAGCTGGAGGTTGACGGCTGA
- the tolR gene encoding protein TolR yields MGPIAGPGRRARRTAMAEINVTPLVDVMLVLLIIFMVTAPLLVTGVPVDLPESKAGALDQEQEPVQITLDAQGSIFIGEEQVDPNQLATRLGRIAQSATEEGGPRIFLRADSTLDYGRVMQVMGELNQVGLRKVALVSTQGSDTP; encoded by the coding sequence ATGGGACCGATCGCTGGCCCCGGCCGCCGCGCCCGCCGCACCGCGATGGCGGAGATCAACGTGACGCCGCTCGTCGACGTCATGTTGGTCTTGCTCATCATCTTCATGGTGACGGCGCCCCTGCTCGTCACCGGCGTTCCGGTCGATTTGCCGGAGAGCAAGGCGGGCGCGCTCGATCAGGAGCAGGAGCCGGTGCAGATCACCCTGGACGCACAGGGCTCCATCTTCATCGGCGAGGAACAGGTCGATCCCAATCAGCTCGCCACCCGCCTCGGCCGCATCGCCCAGTCCGCAACGGAAGAAGGCGGCCCGCGCATCTTCCTGCGCGCCGATAGCACGCTCGATTACGGCCGCGTCATGCAGGTGATGGGTGAGCTTAACCAGGTGGGCCTGCGCAAGGTTGCCCTGGTCAGTACGCAGGGGAGCGACACCCCCTGA
- the tolB gene encoding Tol-Pal system beta propeller repeat protein TolB, producing the protein MKRLTLASLLAATILIAPAAAQEAEQAPPASATAQEEPPPLEVDVVGGISAPMPIAVPYMPTPASATTAAGETGALGRQVAEIVASDLRNSGIFTPRGPAGLPAISYPQVTAPDFGYWGGTGAQALVQGFVQANGNGTLTVGCYLYDVYAKKELTRQGYVVEPRDWRRAAHKCADAIYSRLSGESPFFDSRIAYIAESGPKDKRVKRLAIMDSDGANHRFLTNGQSTVMTPRFSPDYKQIVYLSYIGERPRIYIYDIGTGRQRLVTESANQTFSPRFSPDGRWILYSMSVNGNTDLYRISANGGQPMRLTNAPGIDTAGSYSPDGSKIVFESDRSGGQQLYVMNADGSDQRRISFGGGRYATPEWSPRGDLIAYTKIAGNFRIGVMSPSGGGEKLLTNSWQDEAPSWSPNGRIIQFFRTSQGRSGKSTVWQVDLTGSHERQIPTPLDGSDPAWGPLLP; encoded by the coding sequence ATGAAACGCCTGACACTCGCCAGCCTGCTTGCCGCCACCATCCTGATCGCGCCCGCCGCCGCGCAGGAAGCCGAACAGGCGCCGCCCGCGTCCGCCACCGCGCAGGAAGAGCCGCCGCCCCTCGAAGTCGATGTCGTTGGTGGCATTTCCGCGCCGATGCCGATCGCCGTGCCCTATATGCCGACCCCGGCGTCGGCCACCACGGCGGCGGGCGAGACCGGCGCGCTTGGGCGGCAAGTGGCGGAAATCGTCGCGAGCGATTTGCGCAACAGCGGCATCTTCACGCCGCGTGGGCCCGCCGGTCTTCCCGCCATCTCCTATCCCCAGGTAACGGCGCCCGATTTCGGCTATTGGGGCGGCACCGGCGCGCAGGCCCTCGTCCAGGGCTTCGTCCAGGCCAATGGCAACGGCACGCTCACCGTCGGCTGCTACCTCTACGACGTCTACGCGAAGAAGGAATTGACCCGGCAGGGTTATGTCGTCGAGCCCCGCGACTGGCGCCGCGCCGCGCACAAATGCGCCGACGCCATCTATTCGCGCCTGTCCGGCGAAAGCCCGTTCTTCGACAGCCGCATCGCCTATATCGCCGAAAGCGGTCCCAAGGATAAGCGCGTGAAACGCCTCGCCATCATGGATTCGGACGGCGCCAACCACCGCTTCCTCACCAACGGCCAGTCGACGGTGATGACGCCGCGTTTCTCGCCCGATTACAAGCAGATCGTCTATCTGTCCTATATCGGCGAGCGGCCGCGCATCTACATTTACGACATCGGCACCGGGCGGCAGCGGCTGGTGACGGAGAGCGCGAACCAGACCTTCTCGCCGCGTTTCTCGCCGGACGGGCGCTGGATCCTCTATTCCATGTCGGTGAACGGCAATACCGACCTCTACCGCATCTCCGCAAATGGCGGGCAGCCGATGCGCCTCACCAACGCGCCGGGCATCGACACGGCGGGCAGCTATTCGCCGGACGGATCGAAGATCGTATTCGAAAGCGACCGCTCGGGCGGCCAGCAGCTCTACGTCATGAACGCCGACGGATCGGACCAGCGCCGGATCAGCTTCGGCGGCGGCCGCTATGCGACTCCCGAATGGAGCCCGCGCGGCGACCTCATCGCTTACACCAAGATTGCGGGCAATTTCCGCATCGGCGTGATGAGCCCCAGCGGCGGCGGCGAAAAGCTGCTCACCAACAGCTGGCAGGACGAAGCGCCAAGCTGGTCGCCCAACGGCCGCATCATCCAATTCTTCCGCACCAGCCAGGGCCGGAGCGGAAAATCGACCGTGTGGCAGGTGGATTTGACCGGCAGCCACGAACGCCAGATCCCGACCCCGCTCGACGGGTCTGATCCGGCCTGGGGGCCGCTGCTCCCGTGA
- the pal gene encoding peptidoglycan-associated lipoprotein Pal codes for MNQHRLKIAAVAIGLALTAGCSSKPKDLPPPPGGTVADQGNGGDAGGDVGTAVVPGSRADFLQKVSSDRVLFETDSYTIDAEDRAILDSQAAWLLANPTVTVTIEGHADERGTREYNLGLGDRRANAAKNYLASRGVPESRMTTISWGKERPVALGSDEGAWAQNRRAVTVIPQ; via the coding sequence ATGAACCAGCACCGCCTGAAGATCGCCGCCGTCGCGATCGGCCTCGCACTCACCGCCGGCTGCTCGTCGAAGCCGAAGGATTTGCCGCCGCCTCCGGGCGGTACCGTCGCCGATCAGGGCAATGGCGGCGACGCGGGCGGCGATGTCGGCACCGCCGTCGTCCCGGGCTCCCGCGCCGACTTCCTGCAGAAAGTGTCGTCGGACCGCGTCCTCTTCGAAACCGACAGCTACACGATCGACGCGGAGGATCGCGCGATCCTCGACAGCCAGGCCGCCTGGCTGCTCGCCAACCCGACCGTCACCGTGACCATCGAGGGCCATGCCGACGAGCGCGGCACCCGCGAATATAATCTCGGCCTCGGCGACCGCCGCGCCAATGCCGCGAAGAACTACCTCGCCTCGCGCGGCGTCCCGGAATCGCGGATGACCACGATCAGCTGGGGCAAGGAACGCCCGGTGGCGCTGGGTTCCGACGAAGGCGCCTGGGCGCAGAACCGCCGCGCGGTGACGGTCATCCCGCAATAA
- a CDS encoding S1/P1 nuclease has protein sequence MFRKILILAALLLAPAPAMAWWEYGHETVARIALLNVRPETRAKIAGLLQKQGLLETPTCSARTIEEASVWPDCIKPLDDRFSYASSWHYQNVDVCKPFDQKSACKDGNCVSAQIERNAKLLGDPKVPERERVMALAFLVHFVGDLHMPLHAGDRGDLGGNRVKAAYGLIEGRTNLHSVWDGYLAERAISTPAGGAEGLLSGTTPEARAAMAAGSVEDWARENWGVARDYAYGMKGEPCGPVSDERVHVEEADTVRLIPVVRDQVLKGGLRLARMLDEALG, from the coding sequence ATGTTCCGCAAGATCCTGATTCTCGCCGCCCTTCTCCTCGCTCCCGCGCCCGCAATGGCCTGGTGGGAATATGGGCATGAAACCGTGGCGCGCATCGCATTGCTGAACGTCCGGCCCGAGACACGCGCGAAGATCGCGGGGCTTCTGCAGAAGCAGGGCCTGCTGGAAACGCCGACCTGCTCCGCGCGCACGATCGAGGAAGCGAGCGTCTGGCCGGATTGCATCAAGCCGCTCGACGACCGCTTCAGCTACGCTTCGTCCTGGCATTATCAGAATGTCGACGTGTGCAAACCGTTCGACCAGAAATCGGCGTGCAAGGACGGCAATTGCGTCTCCGCGCAGATCGAGCGCAACGCCAAGCTGCTCGGCGATCCCAAAGTGCCAGAGCGCGAGCGCGTCATGGCGTTGGCCTTTCTGGTCCACTTCGTCGGCGATCTCCACATGCCCCTCCACGCGGGGGATCGCGGCGATCTGGGCGGCAACCGGGTGAAGGCGGCTTACGGCCTGATCGAAGGGCGGACCAATCTCCATTCGGTTTGGGACGGCTATCTCGCGGAACGCGCGATCAGCACGCCCGCGGGCGGCGCGGAGGGATTGCTATCGGGCACCACGCCCGAAGCGCGCGCCGCGATGGCGGCGGGATCGGTCGAGGATTGGGCGCGGGAAAATTGGGGCGTCGCGCGCGACTATGCCTATGGAATGAAGGGCGAGCCGTGCGGACCGGTTTCGGACGAGCGGGTCCATGTCGAGGAAGCGGATACAGTGCGGCTGATCCCGGTGGTCCGCGATCAGGTGCTGAAGGGCGGCCTCCGCCTCGCCCGGATGCTGGACGAGGCGCTCGGCTAG
- a CDS encoding isoaspartyl peptidase/L-asparaginase family protein, translating to MSTAAQAADWKLVIHGGAGVIERSRLKPVQEKEIRAALDRALAAGSEILAGGGSALDAVEKTVKVLEDDPNFNAGKGAVFTYEGKNELDAAIMDGRTRAAGAVTGVTMTKNPVGLARRVMENSPHVFLSREGADQFSKEQGLEQVPNSYFATPERRRQLDEMKARKVGSFDVDLKYGTVGAVALDAQGHVAAATSTGGLTGKRWARIGDSPIIGAGTYADDRACAVSATGAGEYFIREGVAHEICARLRFTGESAKAAADTVMAEVKALGGTGGVIVVTPKGETEYSFNTPGMYRGKASAEGRSVAIFGDE from the coding sequence ATGTCCACAGCCGCCCAAGCCGCCGACTGGAAGCTCGTCATTCACGGCGGTGCCGGCGTGATCGAGCGGAGCCGGTTGAAGCCGGTACAGGAAAAGGAAATTCGCGCCGCCTTGGATCGCGCCCTCGCCGCCGGATCGGAGATTTTGGCAGGCGGCGGTTCCGCGCTCGATGCCGTGGAAAAGACGGTGAAGGTGCTGGAGGACGACCCCAATTTCAACGCGGGCAAGGGCGCCGTCTTCACCTATGAGGGCAAGAACGAACTCGACGCCGCGATCATGGACGGGCGAACGCGCGCCGCGGGCGCCGTAACCGGAGTCACCATGACGAAGAATCCGGTCGGCCTCGCCCGCAGGGTCATGGAAAACAGCCCGCACGTCTTTCTCAGCCGCGAAGGCGCCGACCAATTCTCGAAAGAGCAGGGCTTGGAGCAGGTTCCGAACAGCTATTTCGCGACACCCGAGCGCCGCCGCCAGCTTGACGAGATGAAGGCGCGCAAGGTCGGCTCTTTCGACGTCGACCTCAAATATGGCACGGTCGGCGCGGTGGCCCTGGACGCGCAGGGCCATGTCGCCGCCGCGACCTCGACCGGGGGCCTGACCGGCAAGCGCTGGGCCCGGATCGGCGATTCGCCGATCATCGGCGCGGGCACCTATGCCGACGATCGCGCCTGCGCGGTGTCGGCGACCGGGGCTGGCGAATATTTCATTCGCGAGGGCGTCGCTCATGAGATTTGTGCCCGTCTGCGCTTCACCGGCGAAAGCGCGAAGGCGGCGGCGGACACGGTGATGGCGGAGGTGAAGGCGCTGGGCGGCACGGGCGGCGTGATCGTCGTGACGCCGAAGGGCGAGACCGAATATTCGTTCAACACGCCTGGAATGTATCGCGGCAAGGCTTCGGCGGAAGGACGGTCGGTCGCGATCTTCGGAGACGAGTGA
- the ispG gene encoding flavodoxin-dependent (E)-4-hydroxy-3-methylbut-2-enyl-diphosphate synthase produces the protein MSIRPWRDIARRPSRQIMVGNVPVGGDAPVTVQTMTNTLTADAKATIDQIRRCEEAGADIIRVSCPDEESTAALKQIVRAARVPIVADIHFHYKRALEAADAGAACLRINPGNIGSEQRVAEVVRAAKANGCAIRIGVNAGSLEKDLLEKYGEPCPEALVESALDHIRLLEDQDFREYKVAVKASDVFLAVAAYQQLAEAVDCPLHLGITEAGGFVGGTVKSAIGIGSLLWFGIGDTIRVSLSAEPEEEVRVGFEILKALGIRNRGVRVVSCPSCARQGFDVIRTVEKLEERLAHIRTPMSLSVLGCVVNGPGEARETDIGITGGGNGRHMVYLSGVTDHHVQDADMVDHIVKLVEAKAAEIEAAKAGLEAAE, from the coding sequence ATGTCCATTCGTCCCTGGCGCGACATCGCGCGGCGTCCTTCGCGGCAGATCATGGTCGGCAACGTGCCCGTCGGCGGCGACGCGCCCGTTACCGTGCAGACGATGACCAACACGCTGACCGCCGATGCGAAGGCGACCATCGACCAGATTCGCCGTTGCGAGGAAGCGGGCGCGGACATCATCCGCGTCTCTTGCCCCGACGAGGAATCGACCGCCGCCCTGAAACAGATCGTTCGCGCGGCCCGGGTGCCGATCGTCGCGGACATCCACTTCCACTATAAACGCGCGCTCGAAGCCGCCGACGCAGGCGCGGCGTGCCTGCGCATCAATCCCGGCAATATCGGGTCGGAGCAGCGCGTCGCAGAGGTCGTGCGCGCCGCCAAGGCGAACGGCTGCGCGATCCGCATTGGCGTCAATGCCGGAAGCCTGGAAAAGGATCTGCTCGAAAAATATGGCGAGCCTTGCCCCGAGGCTTTGGTCGAAAGCGCGCTCGATCATATCAGGCTGCTCGAGGACCAGGATTTCCGCGAATATAAGGTGGCGGTGAAGGCGTCGGACGTCTTCCTCGCCGTCGCCGCCTATCAGCAGCTCGCCGAGGCCGTCGACTGCCCGCTCCACCTCGGCATCACCGAGGCTGGCGGCTTCGTCGGCGGTACGGTGAAATCGGCCATCGGCATCGGCTCGCTTCTCTGGTTTGGCATTGGCGACACGATCCGCGTCTCCCTTTCCGCCGAACCCGAGGAAGAAGTGCGGGTCGGCTTCGAGATTCTGAAGGCGCTGGGCATCCGCAATCGCGGCGTCCGTGTCGTCTCCTGCCCCTCCTGCGCGCGGCAGGGCTTCGACGTCATCCGCACCGTGGAGAAACTCGAGGAACGGCTCGCCCATATCCGGACGCCCATGTCGCTCTCCGTCCTGGGCTGCGTGGTGAATGGTCCGGGCGAGGCGCGCGAAACCGACATCGGCATCACCGGCGGCGGCAACGGCAGGCACATGGTGTATCTCTCCGGCGTCACCGACCATCATGTCCAGGACGCGGACATGGTCGATCATATCGTGAAGCTGGTCGAAGCGAAGGCAGCCGAAATCGAAGCGGCGAAAGCGGGCCTCGAAGCCGCGGAATGA
- a CDS encoding DMT family transporter — translation MSENRTAAAFGVATLGIACFSAMDAVMKDLSLSIGTYNALLWRTLAGAVIGGIVFFGRRMPWPGPIAMRLHLRRGVVGALTAIFFFWGLARVPLAQAIALAFIAPLIALYLASVLLGEKITRSAILASAFGFAGVIVILAGQARADLGEEAVLGAVSILIAACFYAYNIILMRQQAQAAGPVEIAFFISTIMTFCFLLAAPFLAVPPPVAELPAIGGAAVLAFVSLLLLAWAYARTQAQYLAPVEYTGFVWAALFGYLFFGEKVAPLTLAGAAMIVAACLVAARQKPVSMAEMEAGL, via the coding sequence ATGAGCGAAAACCGGACGGCCGCCGCGTTCGGTGTCGCCACGCTCGGCATCGCCTGCTTTTCCGCCATGGATGCGGTGATGAAGGATCTGTCGCTTTCCATTGGCACCTACAATGCCTTGCTGTGGCGCACGCTGGCCGGTGCCGTGATCGGCGGCATCGTCTTCTTCGGGCGCCGCATGCCTTGGCCCGGCCCCATTGCCATGCGGCTGCACCTGAGGCGCGGGGTGGTCGGCGCCCTTACGGCCATCTTCTTCTTCTGGGGCCTTGCCCGCGTGCCGCTCGCCCAGGCCATTGCCCTCGCCTTCATCGCGCCGCTGATCGCCCTTTATCTCGCTTCCGTTCTGCTGGGTGAGAAAATCACCCGCTCCGCGATCCTGGCCTCCGCCTTCGGCTTCGCGGGCGTGATCGTGATCCTCGCCGGGCAGGCCCGTGCCGATCTTGGGGAGGAAGCGGTGCTGGGCGCCGTGTCCATCCTGATCGCCGCCTGCTTCTACGCCTATAACATCATCCTGATGCGCCAGCAGGCGCAGGCGGCAGGGCCGGTGGAGATCGCCTTCTTCATCAGCACGATCATGACGTTCTGCTTCCTGCTCGCCGCGCCTTTCCTCGCGGTGCCGCCGCCGGTGGCGGAGCTCCCGGCTATCGGCGGCGCGGCCGTTCTGGCCTTCGTCTCCCTTCTCCTCCTCGCCTGGGCCTATGCGCGGACGCAGGCGCAATATCTGGCGCCGGTCGAATATACGGGGTTCGTCTGGGCGGCCCTGTTCGGCTATCTGTTCTTCGGCGAGAAGGTGGCGCCGCTCACGCTGGCCGGCGCGGCGATGATCGTCGCGGCCTGCCTGGTCGCGGCGCGGCAGAAGCCGGTGTCGATGGCGGAAATGGAGGCTGGATTGTAA
- a CDS encoding DMT family transporter: protein MAWALLILGGFFEVGFTTCLRFVEGFRNVPWTIGFLASVTLSMGLLEAASRTIPMGTAYAVWGGIGALGTVLVGIFFFDEPAALVRILLIFALVACIAGLKLTA from the coding sequence ATGGCCTGGGCGTTGCTTATCCTCGGCGGCTTCTTCGAAGTGGGCTTCACCACGTGCCTGCGCTTCGTCGAAGGCTTCCGCAACGTCCCCTGGACGATCGGCTTCCTTGCCTCCGTGACGCTCAGCATGGGCCTGCTGGAGGCCGCCTCGCGGACCATTCCGATGGGCACGGCCTATGCGGTGTGGGGCGGCATCGGCGCGCTCGGCACCGTGCTGGTCGGCATCTTCTTCTTCGACGAGCCCGCCGCTTTGGTCCGCATCCTCCTCATCTTCGCCCTCGTCGCCTGCATCGCGGGCCTGAAGCTCACCGCATGA
- a CDS encoding TfoX/Sxy family protein yields MSVDEGFVDWVREAVAPLGGLGVRKMMGGASLYIDGTIFAILDEGEIWFKADAESDALWDEEGCARFTVTMKDGKTGTMNYRRGPADVYDDADAMLRWARLGLEAGVRGAAKKKPKKRP; encoded by the coding sequence ATGAGCGTCGACGAAGGCTTCGTCGATTGGGTGCGCGAAGCGGTGGCCCCGCTCGGCGGCCTCGGCGTCCGCAAGATGATGGGCGGCGCCTCGCTCTATATCGACGGCACGATCTTCGCGATCCTCGACGAAGGCGAAATCTGGTTCAAGGCCGATGCCGAAAGCGACGCCCTCTGGGACGAAGAGGGATGCGCGCGCTTTACCGTCACGATGAAGGACGGCAAGACCGGCACCATGAACTACCGGCGCGGCCCGGCGGACGTCTATGACGATGCCGACGCGATGCTCCGCTGGGCCCGTCTCGGCCTGGAGGCGGGCGTCAGGGGCGCGGCGAAGAAGAAGCCGAAGAAGCGGCCCTAA